The window taagtttaaattgggaaaataaataaataaaagggaaTATGAAAGGAATGGAAGTATGAATCCGATCATCATTCCATCCATAGGTTTAAAGGGGAGAGAGACCTAATGTGGAGCCGCCACGTGTCTTTTACACATCCACCACACGTGCGGACCCCTTCCCACTTGCCACTTGGGATTGTTGGTTTAGTCAAAACCCCAAACCCTTCCTTAAAcggaaatttaatttttcaacttcACCCCCTCCCGTTTTCCCTTTTTACAAACTTCAACCCCcatcctctctttttttcaatttaaattacaaccgACTTCTTTgctatatgttatttttaatgaatttttctttaaaaaattatttgtttggatCATAGTTTGATGTACTTTGAAATAtctatttcattctttcaaaCTTTACAAAATTTGGTGTTGTATATTAACATTATAATAGATAGGAGCATCACAAAAATGGACTTGTTCAAATATTAGGTGGAgcaattaaaacaaacattgTAAAAGTCAAAGTATCACATTTGtaaaattcaaaccaaaacTAATCATTTTTCAACCATCAGAAACTTCCATCAATTCCTAATTTTGATCTAATCACCCATTAGTGATTAATAATTATCCTCTTAATTATATGACATTACATAGATTTCTTGTTTGTGAACCAGAAGTATCATAAAGattgtaattaattaccaTATATCAAGTTATAATCACAATATTCAATGTAAAATCTTAAACATCAAActacaatttaaaaagatatagttaagatataaaaaaataaaaacataataaatagagcatatatatatatgtataaatattatattaatttcacATATAAACACCATTCTCCAAATTCCATTATTCGAAGGAGTACATTACATTGTATCTTCATCACCACTTCTAAGGAGCATAAAAAAGCCACTATTTACAACTTCAACCCAAAACTTAGTATAATTTTCACTATAACCCCAacctatttttatataattattcaaacctaccaaacttatttttccttttagtcCTCTAaagttcaacatttttcacatttgccctattattattattttattattgttttgcttACCCCACATCTATGCTTCTTCTATGTACAAAGCCAATAAAAGTAAGACCTCCAACACCGGCCTCTTTTACAAAGCTCAAGGCATTGGAGGAGGGGAAGGAGCAACGTGGAAATTACATTACATTTCAAGGGGAGGGGGCGGTCCTTATGATATACTTAAGTGAAAATGCAGGTACTAATATTCTAAAACTAGACCTCCCATTGGAGCTCGATGCGGTATCCCCTTCCTCCGCTTCGCCGTCCTGTAGTTGACGGATGTTGGGGGTGGCGTTGAAGGACTAAAGCTTTGGATTTTATTGCTATtgttgttgctgttgttgctCTTGCTTCGTCTATGGTTGCTACTGCTGCTATAAGAATCCTCCGAGTCCGATGCAGCCATTGCAACCCTCTTCTTCTGGTAACTCCTTGAGGTTCCTACGATCTGTGGCATTGAAATTGAACAATCTAAAATTAGTTAACAGTTAAAAACGGTTGAGGATTGACAAATGGGAACGCGTTAGATAACatctttctgtttttcttctgtttttctcTGACTTGTTTAGTTTCCGAGAAAGTTGAgtaagaggaaaaagaaattcaaagtctTGTTATTAATGGTGACAATCCACGAACCCACTCTATGAAAAGCaagtggaagaaaaagaagaaaaataaaaagttcaattccacTCGTTTGAATTTCAACCAATCAAACACATTGATGACACGAATTCCCATTTGgaattttccttcattttcccACCCATTTTCTCAGCAACCAAACAGacgaaaaggaaagagaattTCAAATGGggttttcttctaaattttccAGAATTGTACCTTGCAACCAAGAGAGCAAAATCGGAAGGAATCGAGGAGACTGCGTTCACAAACTTCACAAGTATTGGTAACGCCTTTGCCGGGCCGAGGCTGAGGTCTTTCGTTCAAGAACACGACTCTAGCGCTATTGATAATGTAAGTTTGGACACCAGAAATGTCCAGAACTTTTTGAATCTCAGAAACTCTGATCACATCATGGTAAGAAGACCTGCGAATCTGTGAGGAATAAAAAGGAATTCTGATTAGAAGAAAAGGGGCTTGAATTTAGACGAGTAAGAAAAGGGGAAagggaatttttttaaagaccTGAATAGCACGATGGTCTTTGTGAAAGTTGAGGCAAAGAGAACAGAGAGCGCCGTTCATACAATCTAAACAGTACATATTGCATTCGCTTTTGTGAGAATCGATGTGGTGTTTGCATTGAACGAAGAAGCTTTCTCTTAGTAGAGGTTTTAGCCATGGCGGCCATCGATTGTCTTCATCGTCAGGACCctatagaaaaagaataaatcaagagcaatgtcaaaaaaaataaatgaaaacaatcgagagattaaaaaacaaagcaaaatcCGAGTGAAAAATACAGTAGAAAATCAATACCCAGATGGGGAAAATCATGCCGAAGgccaaaaggaaaaacagaATGTGGGAAAGTCAAAGGAGAAAATCAAAACCcagatgataaataaaaaaacaagcaaTACCCAAGTGAAAAATTGGTAGAACAAGCAAAACACAGAtgaaaaaacagaagaaaatgaataccCAGATGGGATAATCGAACTTAAATCCAAACCCAAACGAAAGAAACAGAGAATGTCGGAAAGTCAAATCAGGAAAACGGAAACCCAGATgagaaaatcacaaaataagCAATAGCCAAGTGAAAAACTGGAGCAATAAGGCAAACCCAGAtgagaaaatagcaaaataggCAATAACCaagtgaaatattaaatgaataaCCAAAACCCAAAtgagaaaacagaaaaaaaccAATACCAATACCCTGATGAGAAAATCAAAGTTATCAGCAACCccagagaaaaaaaatagagaaacaGTGAATGAAAAACAGAATGCGGGAAACTGAACACAAAAAACTCAAAAGCCAGATGAGAAAGTCTGAAATTAAgcaatattcaaaattaaaatcgcaaaaaaaacaaaacccagaatataaaacaaagaaaaatcaataccAGAATAGCAAAAATAGAATGCGGGAAAGTGaaacagtaaaagaaaaatgagtagAAAAGCGCAATACCATGATTCTTCTGCTCTTGGGCTTGATTTCACGAACAGTAGTATCGTGGTTTTCGATCGCCAGTTTGAATATCAatcaaaaacaagaaacaaaaaacacagTCTAATCACAGCAAtccaaaacaagaaacagaaagAGAGACAGAGAGAGTAATTTGGCTGGttgaagagagagaataaagaggagagagagaaaagagattAATGTTTCAGAAGAGTGGAGGCGATGAGGGAGAGAATGGGTTCTTGTAGAGAGTGGTAGATGGcgttagagagagaaagaagagagagagagagaagagaggtCGTTCTTATCCGCACAATGTCGACATACGAAGGAAGATCCAAAGCAAATACGGAAGCAAAGTCCGAAGCGGAAGCTGAGAAGTGATGCGTTGGGTTCAAGGAACCTCACGCCTTTGCTTTCGTTTTCAAGGTCTTCGGTCTTCCCCTTTGCTTTGGTTTAATCGTAATTTCAccctttattttaattaaataaaaagaaaatatgctCTATTCTTTTGTCatccttttaaattaattaataatgctgatttatcataatattttatttttccaacacATTGTTTTTGGGCCTTAGGGCACACCATCTCTCTATCaaccctttttttaaaaaaataattctttacatattattttattttaaaattcatcctCCATGgtaatttacaattttgtttgataatgcaaacaaaatttctatGAAATTTAACTAtgccttcttttttttctttttctcctcaCGGTTTACGGTTTGACTTTtgcattaaaaataaatattaaaatagcattttagtttttacattTGGTAGGTTGttcaattttactatttatacTCTCCATCTAATTCAAGTTTAAGTGTGATTAAAAACCGAATAGGTAAtcaaactattattataaataacttaaaagatcGTGATTAAAGTATTAGGATtgttcaaactcaaaatatgTTAAGACTATTGTCTAGATTTTGTTAGTGCCATTACTTATATGAACGTTTTGTTGGGGAGATTGTTGCCCTAACTGTGTCGACTCAGGTAGTGTCTTTTGTTTGGTGTTTGCATGCTACAAATAGGATTCACACATCTTTAGCCAATTCTACAATGTTTCATAGTAATTGGTGgatcatttttcttccaacTCTGTTGACGTTGTTAGGGTTTCTCATTTACCCGTGGTTTGGTTTATCTATGCTCTCTTGGAATAGGTGGGTAatcttgtttaatttcttcaatgaagttcttcttcttattaaaatTAGGAGTTTTCTTATCTTTgagtttgttcaattt of the Cucumis sativus cultivar 9930 chromosome 3, Cucumber_9930_V3, whole genome shotgun sequence genome contains:
- the LOC101210628 gene encoding uncharacterized protein LOC101210628, yielding MGPDDEDNRWPPWLKPLLRESFFVQCKHHIDSHKSECNMYCLDCMNGALCSLCLNFHKDHRAIQIRRSSYHDVIRVSEIQKVLDISGVQTYIINSARVVFLNERPQPRPGKGVTNTCEVCERSLLDSFRFCSLGCKIVGTSRSYQKKRVAMAASDSEDSYSSSSNHRRSKSNNSNNNSNKIQSFSPSTPPPTSVNYRTAKRRKGIPHRAPMGGLVLEY